A window of Aerococcus urinae contains these coding sequences:
- a CDS encoding M20 family metallopeptidase has translation MTTTDKKALQETIKNYVKENLATYQDNALKIHAKPETSNHEYYAQEILTDQLEKEGFTVKKDVAGHPTGFDARYKSDKEGPTLVYLAEFDALPDIGHGCGHNLFGNYSSLAAAALKQVVDQVGGEIRVYGTPGEEGGENGSAKESFVREGFLDDVDAALCVHPGGDTSPSGHLYANDPVDIEFFGKSAHATANPEDGISALEPLILTFNGIDALRLHLHDDVSIHGVILDGGKAANVIPDYCRGRFYIRAYNRHTLDQVREKVKRIAEGAAHATGAELKFGLFQNKVDDMIITPSFDDVFFSHADEVGLDLDTVKEADSQAHGSSDVGNISYVVPTIQPFLAISEEPVPGHSKALVAAAKSAKGLDSIRIAATLLALTGLDLILDPDKLAQIKEDHQAALAKGN, from the coding sequence ATGACCACTACCGATAAAAAAGCCCTACAAGAAACCATCAAAAACTATGTTAAGGAAAACTTGGCCACTTACCAAGACAATGCCCTAAAAATCCATGCCAAGCCAGAAACCAGTAACCATGAATACTATGCCCAAGAAATCTTAACCGATCAGCTGGAAAAGGAAGGCTTCACCGTGAAAAAAGACGTCGCTGGCCATCCTACTGGTTTTGATGCCCGTTATAAGAGCGACAAGGAAGGACCGACTCTGGTTTACTTGGCCGAATTCGATGCCTTACCCGATATCGGCCATGGCTGTGGCCACAACCTTTTTGGTAATTATTCCAGCCTGGCGGCAGCGGCCTTGAAGCAGGTCGTTGACCAAGTGGGCGGTGAAATTCGGGTCTACGGGACGCCTGGTGAAGAAGGTGGGGAGAACGGCTCAGCCAAGGAAAGCTTTGTCCGCGAAGGTTTCTTGGATGATGTCGATGCGGCTCTCTGTGTGCATCCTGGTGGTGACACCAGTCCTAGTGGCCACTTATACGCGAATGACCCTGTTGATATCGAATTCTTTGGCAAGTCAGCCCATGCTACTGCTAACCCAGAAGATGGGATTTCAGCGCTGGAACCACTAATTCTTACCTTTAACGGGATCGATGCTTTACGCCTCCACCTCCATGATGATGTCAGCATCCACGGTGTCATTCTCGATGGCGGTAAAGCTGCCAATGTGATTCCTGATTACTGCCGAGGACGTTTCTATATTCGTGCCTATAATCGTCATACTCTGGACCAGGTCAGAGAGAAAGTAAAAAGAATTGCTGAAGGAGCCGCCCATGCCACAGGTGCAGAGTTGAAGTTTGGCCTTTTCCAAAACAAGGTCGATGATATGATCATTACTCCTTCCTTTGATGATGTTTTCTTCAGTCATGCTGACGAAGTGGGCTTAGACTTAGACACAGTTAAGGAAGCGGACAGCCAAGCCCATGGGTCATCTGATGTTGGCAATATTTCTTATGTGGTGCCGACCATCCAACCCTTTCTAGCCATTTCTGAGGAGCCCGTACCCGGACACTCTAAAGCATTAGTGGCCGCAGCTAAATCAGCAAAGGGATTAGATTCCATCCGCATTGCGGCTACTCTACTGGCTTTAACCGGTTTGGATTTAATTCTTGATCCTGATAAGTTAGCCCAAATTAAGGAAGACCACCAAGCAGCCTTAGCCAAGGGCAACTAG
- a CDS encoding MetQ/NlpA family ABC transporter substrate-binding protein: MKKWQKVLVTSALSILALAGCGSNSGSGSEGKQETTVKLGVVGDDTRDWDTVKERLKNEGIDLEYVKFSDYNQPNKALEEGEVDLNAFQHQVFLDKFNEQFGTDLVSIGNTVVAPLGIYSHKIKDLSELQDGATVSIPNDVTNGGRAIILLESAGLIEVDDAAGITPTVDDITSNPKNLKIEEMDAAQTPRTLNDVDIALINSGYAVDAGLKPQDAIFKEPVDERSKPYVNIVVARQEDKDNPTYKKIVDTYQTDETEQVIKDKSNGANVAAWKQFGRN, encoded by the coding sequence ATGAAGAAATGGCAAAAAGTATTAGTAACAAGTGCATTAAGTATCCTCGCCTTGGCAGGGTGTGGGTCTAATAGTGGTAGTGGCAGTGAAGGCAAGCAGGAAACCACAGTCAAACTCGGTGTGGTTGGGGACGATACCCGGGACTGGGATACCGTCAAAGAACGTCTCAAAAATGAAGGAATCGACCTTGAATACGTCAAATTCTCTGACTACAACCAACCTAATAAGGCCTTGGAAGAGGGGGAAGTTGACCTCAATGCCTTCCAACACCAAGTCTTCTTAGATAAATTTAATGAACAATTCGGCACTGACTTAGTCTCCATCGGGAATACCGTGGTGGCACCATTAGGGATCTACTCCCATAAAATTAAGGACCTGTCGGAATTACAAGACGGGGCCACCGTGTCGATTCCTAACGATGTGACCAATGGTGGTCGGGCCATTATCCTCTTAGAATCTGCTGGACTCATTGAAGTGGATGACGCCGCTGGCATTACCCCAACAGTGGATGACATTACTTCAAATCCTAAAAACTTAAAGATTGAAGAAATGGATGCTGCTCAAACCCCAAGGACTTTAAACGATGTGGATATTGCCCTCATTAATAGTGGTTATGCTGTGGATGCTGGCTTAAAACCCCAAGACGCTATTTTCAAAGAACCGGTCGATGAACGGTCTAAACCTTATGTCAATATTGTGGTCGCTCGCCAAGAAGATAAGGATAACCCAACCTATAAGAAGATTGTCGATACCTATCAAACTGATGAAACCGAACAAGTCATTAAGGATAAATCAAACGGGGCTAATGTTGCGGCTTGGAAACAATTTGGCCGTAACTAG
- a CDS encoding LPXTG cell wall anchor domain-containing protein, with amino-acid sequence MKNTKILSKLSNNFPAYFLSLLTALAVFLLGDGTSVLAGTYYSQSLPQTGAQVTRTALIVGVVLLIVGGFFFFRNRKNKK; translated from the coding sequence ATGAAAAATACAAAGATCTTGTCAAAATTAAGTAACAATTTCCCGGCTTACTTCTTAAGTCTTCTCACTGCTCTAGCGGTATTCTTACTAGGTGATGGGACTAGTGTATTAGCGGGAACTTATTACAGCCAAAGCCTGCCACAAACTGGGGCCCAAGTGACAAGGACAGCCCTCATTGTCGGTGTCGTCCTACTGATTGTGGGCGGATTTTTCTTCTTCCGTAACCGTAAAAATAAGAAATAG
- a CDS encoding Y-family DNA polymerase — MKRYNYDFDYSKEPKHDILCIDMKSFFASVECVARQLDPLTAELVVMSRGEANGGLVLAATPTVKAKYGLKTGSRLFEFPRHHNIQIVPPNMSQYIEINLDINEIFLNYVAPEDLHIYSIDESFLDVSYSHKLFGSNEAIARQIQADVYQAFGITATVGIGDNLLLAKLCLDNSAKKTPPYIDYWSYESIPETVWKIDPLRDFWGIAKGLERRLNQLGIYSVDDLAHADVYLLQKRLGIIGVELFEHANGIDHSIIRDKYVPSSRSFGKSQILQRDYTDPSQVAIIIREMGNDIAARLRQHHLLAGQVSLSIGYSHEVVDRGFRHQVPIDPTDRPEDLNAAWVELFRLYYEDRQPIRQIALSASKFQEKVGIQLSLFEDPERTLQKERLYDTMQKIHDHYGPSSLFYANSLVEGATGLERNKLIGGHQA, encoded by the coding sequence ATGAAGCGCTACAATTATGATTTTGATTATAGTAAAGAACCCAAACACGACATCCTATGCATCGATATGAAGTCTTTTTTTGCCAGTGTGGAATGTGTGGCCCGGCAACTGGACCCCTTGACAGCAGAATTGGTGGTCATGTCACGGGGAGAAGCCAATGGTGGGCTGGTTCTTGCTGCTACCCCAACTGTCAAAGCTAAGTATGGCTTGAAAACCGGGTCCCGGCTCTTTGAATTTCCCCGCCACCACAATATTCAAATTGTCCCTCCCAATATGAGCCAATATATTGAGATTAACCTGGATATTAACGAGATTTTCTTGAACTATGTTGCTCCAGAAGATCTTCATATCTATAGTATTGACGAAAGTTTCTTGGATGTTTCTTATAGTCACAAGTTATTTGGCAGTAATGAAGCTATCGCCCGTCAGATTCAAGCCGACGTCTACCAGGCTTTTGGAATTACCGCCACGGTGGGGATTGGAGATAATCTGCTCTTAGCTAAATTATGCCTGGATAACTCGGCCAAGAAGACCCCTCCCTACATTGATTACTGGTCCTATGAATCGATCCCCGAAACGGTTTGGAAGATTGACCCACTGAGGGATTTTTGGGGCATTGCCAAGGGTTTAGAACGCCGGCTCAACCAATTAGGGATCTACAGCGTGGACGACTTGGCCCATGCGGATGTCTACCTCCTACAAAAGCGACTAGGAATTATTGGTGTGGAACTCTTTGAACATGCTAACGGGATTGACCACAGTATTATCCGTGACAAATATGTACCTTCCTCGCGGTCTTTTGGTAAGAGTCAAATTCTCCAGCGTGATTATACTGATCCGAGCCAAGTGGCGATTATTATTCGCGAGATGGGTAACGATATCGCGGCCCGCTTGCGCCAGCACCATTTGCTCGCCGGTCAAGTCTCTCTGTCAATCGGGTATTCCCACGAGGTAGTGGATCGCGGCTTCCGTCACCAAGTCCCCATTGATCCCACCGACCGTCCCGAAGATCTCAACGCCGCCTGGGTGGAGCTCTTTCGTTTGTATTATGAAGATCGGCAACCTATCCGCCAAATCGCCCTCAGCGCCAGCAAGTTTCAAGAGAAGGTAGGTATCCAGCTCAGTCTCTTTGAAGACCCTGAACGTACCTTGCAGAAAGAACGCCTCTATGACACCATGCAAAAAATCCATGACCACTATGGACCCAGCTCACTTTTCTATGCCAATAGTTTGGTGGAAGGGGCGACCGGTCTGGAGCGCAATAAGTTGATCGGCGGCCACCAGGCTTAA
- a CDS encoding NADPH-dependent FMN reductase encodes MTKYGVVLGSIRKNSFSEAIAKGLVKGLPEDAEVTFIETADLPLYSQDYDEAPEQPKEYTRFREEVKAQDAIIFVTPEHNRSVPASLKNAIDLGSRPYGSSVWEGKPALVASQSPAGIGGAIANHTLRQSLVFLDMPVMQQPELYIGNSANFIGENGEITAEDTQEFLANAGKAFAEFATKFV; translated from the coding sequence ATGACTAAATATGGTGTTGTTTTAGGTTCAATCCGTAAAAACTCATTTTCAGAAGCTATTGCTAAAGGGCTCGTGAAAGGTTTACCTGAGGATGCTGAAGTTACCTTCATCGAAACCGCTGACCTTCCGCTCTATAGCCAAGACTATGACGAAGCGCCAGAACAACCGAAAGAATATACTCGTTTCCGTGAAGAAGTGAAAGCTCAAGATGCTATCATCTTCGTGACTCCAGAACACAACCGCAGTGTTCCAGCAAGCTTGAAGAATGCCATTGACCTAGGTTCCCGTCCATACGGTTCCAGCGTTTGGGAAGGTAAACCAGCACTTGTCGCTTCACAATCTCCAGCGGGTATTGGTGGGGCCATTGCTAACCACACCCTTCGTCAATCCTTAGTCTTCTTAGATATGCCAGTAATGCAACAACCTGAACTCTACATTGGTAACTCCGCAAACTTCATCGGTGAAAACGGTGAAATCACTGCCGAAGATACCCAAGAATTCTTAGCTAACGCTGGTAAGGCTTTCGCTGAATTTGCCACAAAATTCGTTTAA
- a CDS encoding DUF975 family protein, producing the protein MDKLALPNRAIRQAEKEITPKSLKFLLADFAIIVILSSAIASITDFTFARFQFSENSIDLVNTLISTLVFALLSYGMTWGLVDAAKNHTPYQALSVFQPFKKHFWHNAWTSLLAQIVNIIVIWLISFLTAFALLVFASLVFGSDDAWLIVVLVGGGLLIGLIAYWVNISLAMTPILLKEEPEMGAFQVITTSWGLMRGNRWRYFCLMLSYKWIAYLLIFISLLVSFGVIVAVDTSYGSGLNFLGLVLFFAVALFIVFVSVYYGLRSKVAAAVFYQARLEQERGIIEGQFN; encoded by the coding sequence ATGGATAAATTAGCGCTTCCTAACCGGGCGATCCGTCAAGCAGAAAAAGAAATTACCCCAAAAAGTCTCAAGTTCTTACTGGCTGACTTTGCTATTATTGTGATTCTTAGTTCTGCCATTGCATCAATTACTGACTTTACCTTTGCCCGTTTTCAATTCTCTGAGAATTCCATTGATTTGGTCAACACCTTGATTTCTACCCTGGTCTTTGCCCTGCTGAGCTATGGCATGACCTGGGGCTTGGTCGACGCCGCAAAAAATCATACGCCCTATCAAGCTTTGAGTGTGTTCCAACCTTTTAAGAAGCATTTCTGGCATAATGCTTGGACCAGCCTCTTAGCACAAATCGTCAATATTATTGTGATTTGGCTAATCTCTTTTCTAACAGCCTTTGCCCTCCTCGTTTTTGCCTCTCTAGTCTTTGGCTCTGACGATGCCTGGCTCATAGTGGTCCTGGTTGGCGGGGGACTTTTGATTGGCTTAATTGCTTATTGGGTCAATATTAGTTTAGCCATGACCCCTATCCTGTTGAAAGAAGAACCTGAGATGGGTGCTTTCCAAGTCATCACGACCAGCTGGGGCTTAATGAGAGGCAACCGCTGGAGATATTTCTGCTTGATGCTTAGCTATAAGTGGATCGCCTACCTGCTCATTTTCATCTCCCTCCTTGTAAGTTTTGGGGTGATTGTCGCTGTCGACACTAGCTATGGTTCTGGACTCAATTTCTTAGGCCTAGTCCTCTTCTTTGCTGTCGCCCTCTTCATCGTGTTCGTTTCCGTTTACTACGGTCTGCGTTCGAAGGTAGCCGCTGCCGTCTTCTACCAAGCCCGGCTCGAACAAGAACGCGGTATTATCGAAGGCCAATTTAACTAA
- a CDS encoding threonine/serine exporter family protein, which translates to MAAISEEQNHLLLSTCLLAGRIMMESGSESYRVEDTMQRIAQNSHRFDTASYVTNTAVFMSLNKQSDMQMVLVKKTSTDLAKIDDTNQLSRSYAEGKLSLEELYQALQAVDKQEKTFPFSVQLLAAGAASAAFMLMIDSTNYWDIGFAFAIAIIGFAISEYCKVEFEITFLSDFFATTVIGFLALSLNRLGLVNNLDSLITGCIMPLLPGLAITGALRDLFARQLISRMVQAVNAILIAIVLGVGIALTLQWLG; encoded by the coding sequence ATGGCAGCCATCAGCGAAGAACAAAACCACTTACTTTTATCCACTTGTTTACTGGCTGGCAGGATTATGATGGAGTCTGGTTCCGAATCCTACCGGGTCGAAGATACTATGCAACGAATCGCTCAGAATAGTCATCGTTTCGATACCGCCTCCTATGTCACCAATACTGCCGTCTTTATGAGTTTGAATAAACAGTCAGATATGCAGATGGTCTTAGTCAAAAAGACATCCACCGACTTAGCCAAAATTGATGACACCAACCAACTATCCCGGTCTTATGCTGAAGGGAAACTTAGTCTGGAAGAACTCTATCAGGCGCTCCAGGCCGTTGATAAGCAAGAAAAAACCTTCCCTTTTAGTGTACAATTATTAGCTGCGGGCGCCGCCAGTGCTGCCTTTATGTTAATGATTGACTCAACCAACTACTGGGATATTGGTTTTGCCTTTGCCATTGCGATCATCGGTTTTGCTATTTCTGAATACTGCAAGGTAGAATTTGAAATTACCTTCCTCAGTGACTTTTTTGCGACTACCGTCATCGGCTTTTTAGCCCTGTCCTTAAACCGCCTAGGCCTAGTCAATAACCTGGATTCCTTGATCACGGGCTGTATCATGCCTCTCCTTCCTGGACTGGCCATTACTGGTGCCCTCCGTGACCTCTTCGCCCGCCAGTTAATTTCGAGAATGGTTCAAGCGGTTAACGCCATCTTAATTGCTATTGTACTCGGTGTCGGTATTGCCCTCACCCTGCAATGGTTAGGTTAG
- a CDS encoding threonine/serine exporter family protein: MFTIIEQFALSFFGTVAFSTIINVPKRALIYCGLTGASGWMTYYFFMSWFGDLIVANFMAAIVIGIIYIYLSRKLRLPVIILNTPAILPLVPGNAAYLFIRYAVQGNYQLSVSYLMDVFKVSGAIVFGFMFVNLAEQQIRRQRQERARRRLKKKAAKEKAQKTKITKP, from the coding sequence ATGTTTACGATTATTGAACAATTTGCCCTCTCCTTTTTTGGAACGGTGGCTTTTTCCACTATTATTAATGTCCCCAAGCGAGCCCTAATTTATTGTGGCTTAACCGGAGCCAGTGGCTGGATGACCTATTACTTTTTCATGTCCTGGTTTGGTGACTTAATTGTGGCTAATTTTATGGCCGCTATTGTGATTGGGATTATCTATATCTATCTCTCCCGTAAATTGCGTTTGCCAGTAATTATTTTAAATACCCCCGCTATTCTCCCCCTGGTGCCTGGAAATGCGGCCTATCTCTTTATTCGTTATGCCGTACAAGGCAATTATCAGTTGAGTGTCTCCTACCTAATGGACGTTTTCAAGGTATCCGGAGCCATTGTTTTTGGTTTTATGTTTGTTAATTTAGCCGAACAACAGATCCGTCGCCAACGCCAAGAACGGGCACGCCGACGTTTAAAGAAAAAAGCCGCCAAAGAAAAAGCTCAAAAAACGAAAATAACTAAGCCTTAA
- the pdxT gene encoding pyridoxal 5'-phosphate synthase glutaminase subunit PdxT encodes MTVGVLALQGAFIEHEDILRRLGAQVKEIRQLKDLDDIDGLVLPGGESTVQGQLLEKLGLLEPLRQLIQAGLPTLATCAGLILLADDLANDSHRYLGTLPVTVKRNAYGRQLGSFATQSQVGPLSDYPAIFIRAPYIADYGPAVEVLSQVDGKVVGVEYENQIGLAFHPELTQDYRIHQYFLQKVEAFKQAAIK; translated from the coding sequence ATGACAGTTGGTGTACTTGCCCTCCAAGGGGCCTTCATTGAACATGAGGATATCCTCCGCCGGCTGGGAGCTCAAGTCAAAGAAATCCGTCAACTCAAAGATCTGGATGATATTGATGGCTTGGTTCTACCTGGAGGCGAAAGTACGGTCCAGGGGCAATTGCTAGAAAAGTTAGGCCTACTAGAGCCTCTGCGCCAGTTGATTCAAGCGGGCCTACCAACCTTAGCCACTTGTGCTGGACTTATCCTCCTGGCTGATGATTTAGCCAATGACTCCCACCGTTACCTAGGAACCTTACCGGTGACGGTGAAGCGGAATGCCTATGGCCGGCAACTGGGGAGTTTTGCCACCCAAAGTCAAGTGGGTCCCCTTAGTGATTACCCGGCAATCTTTATTCGGGCGCCTTATATTGCTGACTATGGTCCAGCAGTTGAAGTCCTCTCCCAAGTGGATGGTAAGGTGGTGGGAGTTGAATATGAAAATCAAATTGGTCTCGCCTTCCATCCCGAATTAACCCAGGACTACCGAATCCACCAGTACTTTCTTCAAAAAGTAGAAGCCTTTAAGCAGGCTGCTATAAAATAA
- the pdxS gene encoding pyridoxal 5'-phosphate synthase lyase subunit PdxS, whose amino-acid sequence MTKTQYELNQALAQMLKGGVIMDVTTPEQARIAEAAGAAAVMALERIPADIRAAGGVSRMSDPKMIKGIQEAVSIPVMAKVRIGHFVEAQILEAIEIDYIDESEVLSPADDVYHIDKTAFKVPFVCGARDLGEALRRIEEGASMIRTKGEPGTGDVVQAVRHLRKINAQIRQVASLSTDELYEAAKQLKVPYHLVQYVHAHGKLPVVNFSAGGVATPADAALMMQLGAEGVFVGSGIFKSGDPAKRASAIVQAVTNYQDAQLIAHLSEDLGEAMVGINPSEIQIIMEERGQ is encoded by the coding sequence ATGACAAAGACACAATATGAATTAAATCAAGCCCTGGCCCAGATGCTAAAGGGTGGGGTGATTATGGACGTTACCACACCAGAACAAGCCCGGATTGCCGAAGCCGCAGGAGCTGCAGCGGTCATGGCCTTAGAACGGATTCCCGCTGACATCCGAGCAGCCGGTGGGGTGTCGCGGATGAGTGATCCTAAGATGATCAAGGGCATCCAAGAAGCTGTCTCCATTCCCGTCATGGCCAAGGTGCGGATTGGTCACTTTGTTGAAGCGCAAATCCTAGAAGCCATTGAGATTGACTATATTGATGAATCGGAAGTTCTCTCGCCGGCTGATGATGTCTACCATATTGATAAGACCGCCTTCAAGGTGCCTTTTGTCTGTGGGGCTCGTGACCTAGGTGAAGCCTTACGTCGGATTGAAGAAGGAGCCTCCATGATTCGAACTAAGGGGGAACCAGGAACAGGCGACGTCGTCCAAGCGGTCCGTCACTTGCGGAAAATTAATGCCCAAATCCGCCAAGTCGCTTCTTTATCGACAGATGAGCTCTATGAAGCTGCCAAACAACTTAAAGTCCCTTATCATTTAGTTCAATATGTCCATGCCCATGGCAAATTACCTGTGGTTAACTTCTCTGCCGGTGGAGTAGCCACCCCAGCTGATGCCGCCTTGATGATGCAATTAGGGGCGGAAGGGGTCTTTGTCGGTTCAGGAATCTTCAAGTCAGGTGATCCAGCTAAGCGGGCTTCCGCCATCGTCCAAGCCGTTACCAACTACCAAGATGCCCAATTAATTGCCCACTTGTCTGAAGACTTGGGAGAAGCCATGGTAGGGATTAACCCGAGCGAAATTCAAATCATTATGGAAGAGCGAGGCCAGTAA
- the pdxR gene encoding MocR-like pyridoxine biosynthesis transcription factor PdxR — protein sequence MLTYHLKKGPIPLYQQLYQAIKSDIIAGKLENEEKLPSKRSLARNLGVSTITVENAYDQLILEGLVYSREKRGYYVNDWQGLPSLKEREKIDHHIRLPEEEHFTFNFSEKQSQLDSFPFSIMNRMMHDTIANYQADLLKPPLGGGVAALREAIASHLASFRGMAVDPKQIIVGAGTEYLYGLLIQLLGRDKVYCIENPGYPKLRQIYTKQGVACRLAGIDNQGLRVEELEKQQAQIAHLNPTHHFPTGTTMPVSRRYQLLAWANQAEGRYIIEDDYDSEFRFHGKPLPTLQSIDASAKVIYLNTFSKSLAPTIRISYMVLPAQLANRFYQELAFYSCTVSTFEQYSLAQFIREGYFEKHINRMRRHYSKKREKVTQLIKDHFPNDQCQIIEGETGLHLVLKLQTSLSDREVKDRLLKQGIGIKSVSDYDMEPVVESRQLFLLNDAAVDLSKLQEALAVVKAELFS from the coding sequence ATGTTAACCTACCATCTAAAAAAAGGCCCAATCCCCCTTTATCAACAGTTATACCAAGCCATTAAAAGCGATATCATTGCCGGCAAACTGGAAAATGAAGAAAAACTACCTTCTAAGCGCAGCTTAGCCAGAAATTTAGGCGTTAGTACCATTACGGTTGAAAATGCTTATGACCAGTTGATCCTAGAAGGCCTGGTCTATAGTCGGGAAAAACGCGGCTATTATGTCAATGATTGGCAAGGCCTTCCCAGTCTCAAGGAACGCGAAAAAATTGACCACCATATCCGCCTACCTGAAGAAGAACACTTTACTTTTAACTTTTCCGAAAAGCAAAGCCAGTTAGATAGTTTCCCCTTTTCGATTATGAACCGGATGATGCATGACACCATCGCCAACTACCAAGCTGACCTGCTCAAACCGCCCCTGGGTGGTGGAGTGGCCGCCTTAAGAGAGGCGATTGCTAGTCACTTGGCTTCTTTTCGTGGGATGGCCGTCGACCCCAAGCAGATTATTGTGGGAGCAGGAACAGAATACCTCTATGGCTTATTGATCCAACTCCTAGGGCGGGATAAGGTCTATTGCATTGAAAATCCGGGCTACCCCAAACTACGGCAAATTTACACCAAGCAAGGCGTTGCCTGTCGTTTAGCGGGAATCGATAACCAAGGCTTAAGGGTGGAAGAACTCGAGAAACAGCAGGCCCAAATTGCCCACCTTAACCCCACCCACCACTTTCCGACTGGCACTACCATGCCGGTCAGTCGCCGCTACCAATTGCTGGCCTGGGCCAATCAAGCGGAAGGCCGCTATATTATTGAAGATGACTATGATAGTGAATTTCGTTTTCACGGTAAGCCCCTTCCTACCCTGCAAAGCATTGATGCGAGTGCCAAAGTGATCTATCTCAACACCTTTTCCAAGTCTCTGGCTCCGACCATTCGAATTTCTTACATGGTGCTCCCTGCCCAACTGGCCAATCGCTTTTATCAAGAGCTGGCCTTCTATTCCTGTACCGTGTCCACCTTCGAGCAGTACAGTTTAGCCCAGTTTATCCGAGAAGGTTATTTTGAAAAGCATATTAACCGGATGCGCCGCCACTATAGTAAGAAAAGAGAAAAAGTCACCCAGTTGATTAAAGACCACTTTCCCAATGACCAGTGCCAAATTATCGAAGGCGAAACCGGTCTTCATCTGGTCTTAAAATTACAGACATCCTTGTCCGATAGAGAAGTAAAAGACCGATTGCTTAAGCAGGGTATCGGGATTAAGAGTGTTTCCGACTATGATATGGAGCCAGTGGTAGAAAGTCGCCAGCTCTTTCTCTTGAATGATGCGGCAGTTGACCTCAGTAAACTCCAGGAAGCCCTTGCCGTCGTCAAAGCAGAATTATTTTCCTAA
- a CDS encoding GNAT family N-acetyltransferase, which translates to MNHLGSQQLESKRLILRPFELIDVDQAFKHWTSDPEVTKYLTWPSHQSPAVTKEVIAQWVSNYSHKDFYQWAIVLKASNEVIGSISAVDVKEKISAVHIGYAIGKKWWGLGITTEAFKRIIPFFFDEVGVNRIESMHDPKNPASGKVMEHCGLVYEGTLRQADRNNLGLCDAAYYGLLREDYYR; encoded by the coding sequence ATGAATCATTTAGGTAGCCAACAACTAGAAAGCAAGCGCCTCATCTTACGGCCCTTTGAATTGATTGATGTGGACCAAGCCTTCAAGCACTGGACCAGTGATCCAGAAGTCACCAAGTACCTAACCTGGCCCAGCCACCAGTCTCCAGCTGTGACTAAAGAAGTGATTGCCCAATGGGTCTCTAACTATAGCCACAAGGACTTCTACCAATGGGCCATTGTTTTAAAGGCAAGTAATGAAGTGATCGGTAGTATTTCCGCCGTTGATGTCAAAGAAAAAATTTCTGCCGTCCATATTGGCTATGCTATCGGTAAAAAATGGTGGGGCTTGGGGATAACCACCGAAGCCTTTAAGCGTATTATTCCTTTCTTCTTCGATGAAGTCGGAGTCAACCGGATTGAATCCATGCACGACCCCAAGAACCCAGCCTCCGGTAAGGTCATGGAACATTGCGGTCTAGTTTATGAGGGAACCCTCCGCCAAGCTGACCGTAACAACCTAGGCCTCTGTGACGCCGCCTACTACGGCCTTCTAAGAGAAGATTATTATCGTTAA
- a CDS encoding NAD(P)H-dependent oxidoreductase, producing MTVSIFCGHPDLENSSSHQFLRAACPEEIKFIPVPTNYNDEFIQESQETLLESERIYLQFPLYWYQAPGHMVQWLQDLLSDDFLDQNGKHLVGKSLGLIVTVGSPLSYYQAGGKNNVSLSTLFSPYQTLCQTLKWEFLPAFILSQYHYLSEADRAQKYVAVQYYLLNPKRGSFSQRSRWLIEHLSKRQEDFSPGLRGQVDLLVDAWEGRLDELDMLEVELPKTTRH from the coding sequence GTGACAGTAAGTATTTTTTGTGGACACCCTGACTTGGAAAATTCCAGCAGCCATCAATTTTTACGGGCCGCTTGTCCTGAAGAAATTAAATTCATCCCTGTCCCAACCAATTATAATGATGAGTTTATCCAGGAATCCCAAGAAACCCTTTTAGAGAGTGAGCGAATCTATTTACAGTTCCCCCTCTATTGGTACCAAGCCCCCGGTCATATGGTGCAATGGTTACAGGACCTGTTAAGTGATGATTTCCTAGACCAGAATGGTAAGCATCTTGTAGGAAAATCACTGGGCTTGATAGTGACTGTAGGGAGCCCCTTATCTTATTACCAGGCTGGCGGGAAGAATAATGTCAGTTTATCGACCCTCTTTAGTCCTTATCAAACCCTGTGTCAGACCTTGAAGTGGGAATTTCTACCTGCCTTTATCCTCAGTCAATACCACTATCTCAGTGAAGCGGACCGCGCCCAAAAGTATGTTGCCGTTCAATACTATCTCTTAAACCCTAAGCGGGGTAGTTTTAGTCAACGGAGTCGCTGGTTAATTGAGCATTTGAGCAAGCGGCAGGAAGACTTTTCCCCTGGACTGAGGGGGCAGGTTGATTTGTTAGTCGATGCCTGGGAAGGGCGACTGGATGAATTAGATATGCTGGAAGTTGAATTGCCAAAAACCACCCGGCATTAG